One Cucumis sativus cultivar 9930 chromosome 1, Cucumber_9930_V3, whole genome shotgun sequence DNA segment encodes these proteins:
- the LOC116404150 gene encoding uncharacterized protein LOC116404150, producing MKDLGSLNYFLGLEVSHRSDCYLLSQAKYASDLIAHSGITDSTTSSTPLDPHVHLTSFNGVPLDDASLYRQLVGSLIYLTVTRPDIAYAVHIVSQFMAAPRTIHFTVVLRIFRYVKGTLGHGLQFSSQSSLVLSGYSDADWAGDPTDRRSTTGYCFYLGDSLISWRSKKQSVISRSSTESEYRALADATAELIWLRWLLADMGVPQQGPTLLHCDNRSAIQIAHNDVFHERTKHIENDCHFVRHHLLSNTLLLRSVSTIEQPADIFTKALPSNRFCQLLTKLKLIATLPP from the coding sequence atgaaagaccTTGGATCTCTGAATTACTTTCTCGGTCTTGAAGTCTCTCACCGTTCAGATTGTTATCTGTTATCTCAAGCGAAATATGCATCTGACCTGATAGCGCACTCAGGAATTACAGACTCCACCACATCTTCAACACCGTTAGATCCTCATGTCCATCTAACTTCGTTTAATGGTGTTCCTCTTGACGATGCAAGCTTGTATCGGCAACTTGTTGGCAGTCTTATATACCTAACAGTGACTCGCCCAGATATTGCATATGCTGTTCATATTGTCAGTCAATTTATGGCTGCTCCTCGAACAATTCATTTCACTGTTGTTCTACGCATATTTCGCTATGTCAAAGGCACCTTGGGACATGGTCTCCAGTTCTCATCTCAGTCTTCCCTTGTGTTGTCGGGATAttctgatgctgattgggcggGGGATCCTACTGATCGACGATCCACCACAGGATACTGTTTTTACTTAGGTGATTCTCTCATCTCATGGCGTagtaagaaacaaagtgtTATATCTCGTTCAAGTACGGAATCTGAATATCGTGCTCTGGCTGATGCTACAGCTGAACTTATATGGCTTCGGTGGCTCCTTGCTGATATGGGTGTCCCTCAACAGGGTCCTACCCTCCTCCATTGTGACAATCGTAGTGCCATTCAGATTGCTCACAATGATGTGTTTCATGAACGTACAAAACACATTGAAAATGACTGTCACTTTGTTCGTCACCACCTCTTAAGCAACACCCTCCTCTTACGTTCTGTTTCTACTATTGAACAACCTGCGGATATCTTCACCAAAGCCTTGCCATCTAATCGATTCTGTCAATTACTTACCAAACTCAAGTTGATCGCCACTCTaccaccttga